Genomic DNA from Erythrobacter aureus:
CTTGTTCGGGGTGACCTGCCAGCTCGCGCTGTCGCCGATGGCGACGTTCTCGATCACTTCGTCGTCACCGAACAGGATGCTGGCCTGTACCGTCACCCGGCCTTCGACGCGAACCACCCTGGCTTCGTCATACATCACCTCGACGAGGCGGGAATCCTGCGCTGCGGCGGGCGCGGCCAGCAGGGCGAGAGCGAGCGCGGGAATGAGCGCGCGGGTCATGCGTGTTTCTCCATAGAACGGTCCAGGGCCTTGGGCGTCGCGGATTTGAACCGGCTGCCGATGCCCGACCCGCGGGCGCGGGCCTTGCTGGTGGGTGATTGCGGGGCGGAACCCGAAGACGTCGCATAAACCTTGGTGACGCGCGCGCCTCCGCCTGCGCCCGGGGCAGCGCCATCATTGGCGGCATGCGCGGTCGGCACTGCCGAAACGTCGATCCTGCGCGCCTGCGAGCTGGCCTGGCTGACCGCCTGCGCCTGCGTGAGTGCGGCGGCAGGTGCTGCCTGATGCGGCACCGCGACAGGGGCCGATTTCTCATCCCGGTCGGAGGCGAGGCCGAAGACAGTCCAGCCCGCAACCATGGCCCCTGCAACCTTGAGGACGAGAACCATCAAAGCGACATGGACCGCGCCGATCATGAAAAAGGCCATTCCGGCCTGCGGATCGACCTGGCCGGGCGTGGCGGTCAATGCGGTGAGGATCGGCACGGCGAGTTCGAGCATGATGCTGCCGCCAAGCACCGCGAACAGCGGGGCTAGCGCGCACATGGTCAGCCCCTTGATCCAGCCAGTGAACAATCCGCGGGTGCCGTTGAACAGCGCCAAGACCACGAAGATCGGCCCCAGTGCGACAAGAACGCCGAGTGCGATCTTGGTCGTCACCAGCAGCCCGACCGTGCCGAGCATGAACAGCATCGCGCCCAGCCACATCATGCCTTCGGGCGAGAAGGCGGAGAATTCTTCATTCGCGCCGCTCGCTTCCTGAATCGCGATGAAAACGACATCGATCTTCTGCGCGAAGGTGTCGGTGGCCGACCCCTTCGCCCCGGTCAGGATGCCAGCGAGATAATCGGGAGTGGCCACTGCGAGGTTCCAGACCACGCTCTGATAAGCGATCCAGCTCGTCGCGAAGGTGAGTACGAGGCCAAGCGTCATCATACGCGGGACGAGGCTGCGAATGCCGATATTGGTGCGCCCGGTCAGCAGGGCAAAGGCGAACAGCGCGATGAACAGCGTGAGAACCAGCGTCAGAACCGTGCCGAGCGAGCCGCCCGGCGCGAACAGGCGGCCGAACGCGGCAGCGCTCGCTTCACCCGCGATACAGTCGACACCGCGCAGTGCCGCCGCGACACCGTTGCCGACCCCTTCGGCGGCCTGCTGGCAGTTCACGCTCATTCGGCGGCCAGGCCGAGGGCTTCGACCCCCGCTCCGCCTTCATCGTTCGCCCCGCCCGGCCACTTCGTCCCGGTGAGTGCGGGGAACCATTCGCTGGGCGCATCGCCGAGCGCTTCGCGCAGCAGGTCGAGGCGGCGAACCGAGCTTTCCCGGCCCGACAGAAGCGTCAGCACTTCGGGCGCGCCCGACAGATCGAGCCGCACCACCACGCTCGCGTCTGGCTGCCGGACGAGAAAACAGCGGCTGTGCGCGGGCAGCGTACGGATCAGCGCCAGCTCGTGCTCGGTCAGGCCGAAGCCGTCGCAATAATCCTCGGGCCGCGCGCGGCTGTTGGGCATGAACACCATGGTCGCAGTCTGCTCGACCAATGCGGTCGAAATGCGGCTTTCGAGCGCGTCGCGCGCCGACTGCGTCGCAAAACCGACCAGCGCGTTGCGTTTTCTGAGCGTCTTGAGCCAGTCGCGGATGCGCGCGGCGAAGACCTCGTCGTCCAG
This window encodes:
- a CDS encoding type IV secretion system protein, which translates into the protein MSVNCQQAAEGVGNGVAAALRGVDCIAGEASAAAFGRLFAPGGSLGTVLTLVLTLFIALFAFALLTGRTNIGIRSLVPRMMTLGLVLTFATSWIAYQSVVWNLAVATPDYLAGILTGAKGSATDTFAQKIDVVFIAIQEASGANEEFSAFSPEGMMWLGAMLFMLGTVGLLVTTKIALGVLVALGPIFVVLALFNGTRGLFTGWIKGLTMCALAPLFAVLGGSIMLELAVPILTALTATPGQVDPQAGMAFFMIGAVHVALMVLVLKVAGAMVAGWTVFGLASDRDEKSAPVAVPHQAAPAAALTQAQAVSQASSQARRIDVSAVPTAHAANDGAAPGAGGGARVTKVYATSSGSAPQSPTSKARARGSGIGSRFKSATPKALDRSMEKHA